From the genome of Flavobacterium luteolum, one region includes:
- a CDS encoding glycoside hydrolase domain-containing protein, giving the protein MKLNLNNTTLLSRILIMCFITISIPLTAQIKYSDGNDSWNPNKLGNHRAVVAFSGSGNVAKTTIEWRRRDTNPELKKIIVQDASGKEIQNIKTENINRENGTIFFEPISGKGTYYVYYMPYVDEGTANYPKGIYQKPEDKADAKWLSNVKANLKDNAAVTEIQSVNAFNSFYPMEVIATAAETSALVAKNSGNSFLVFPEDREHSIKLKSDLPQRWIQKGVQNSFSYTAMKGEYLAFQLGVYALEDLKNIKVTFTNLVSTTGATIEAKDISCINTDGTKYDGNPFTNTVSVSKGKIQAMWCGIDVPQTAAAGTYNGKATVIADGKSKEINLQITVSNQVTKNGGIDSPEKMTRLKWLNSTLAQENTVIAPYTPLTVNNSEIALLGRKLILAPNGFPAQIQTFFTPEMTSVTAKANDVLSSPIDFHFVDASGKEVQWKNSGVKFTKKEAGTVSWESTSTSKSVQMDVNASVEFDGFVHYIVKVTALEDVAFNDINFQMPMQPTSAKYMMGLGQKGGDRPATFDWKWDVAHKNQDGAWIGAVNSGLQFSLRDEKYSRPLNTNFYLQKPLLLPTSWGNENKGGITIAPNQKSVLVNAYSGARTMKKGDVLYYNFNLLITPFHTINTDFQWDTKFYHKYSPIDSIAKTGATVINIHHANAINPYINYPFIEFKKMKTYIDEAHEKGLKVKIYNTVREVSNKAYETFALRSLGHEIYSPGKGGGFSWLQEHVGDDYIAAWFVPEIKDAAIVNSGMNRWHNYYVEGMNWLTQNVGIDGIYLDDVAFDRITMKRIKRVLTKDGHPGIIDLHSANQYNKSDGFNNSANLYMEHFPYINKLWFGEYFDYEKNQPDFFLTEVSGIPFGLMGEMLQDGGNPWRGMVYGMTNRLPWSDGADPRNIWKVWDSFGIKGSEMIGYWSENCPVKTNNDKVLATVYKKNGTALISIASWADADVNVKLNIDWKKLGINPSKATITAPEVTNFQPAKTFTAKDEITVPKGKGWLLIVK; this is encoded by the coding sequence ATGAAACTAAACCTAAACAACACAACGCTTTTAAGCAGAATATTGATAATGTGTTTTATCACGATCAGCATTCCTCTAACTGCACAAATTAAATATTCAGACGGAAATGACAGCTGGAATCCGAATAAATTAGGGAATCACCGTGCTGTAGTTGCTTTTTCTGGTTCAGGAAATGTTGCTAAAACAACTATCGAATGGCGAAGAAGAGACACTAATCCAGAACTTAAAAAAATTATCGTTCAGGATGCGTCTGGAAAAGAAATTCAGAATATAAAAACCGAAAACATCAATAGAGAAAACGGAACTATTTTCTTTGAACCAATTTCGGGAAAAGGAACATACTACGTTTATTATATGCCTTATGTTGATGAAGGAACTGCAAATTATCCAAAAGGAATTTATCAGAAACCTGAAGACAAAGCCGATGCAAAATGGCTTTCTAACGTAAAAGCAAACTTAAAAGACAATGCGGCTGTAACAGAAATTCAGAGCGTGAATGCTTTCAATAGTTTTTACCCGATGGAAGTAATTGCTACAGCTGCCGAAACTTCGGCTCTTGTGGCAAAAAACAGCGGAAATTCTTTCTTAGTTTTCCCAGAAGACAGAGAACATTCTATCAAATTAAAATCAGATTTGCCACAAAGATGGATTCAGAAAGGCGTTCAAAACAGCTTTTCTTATACGGCAATGAAAGGTGAATATTTAGCTTTTCAATTGGGAGTTTATGCTCTTGAAGATTTAAAAAACATAAAAGTAACTTTTACCAATCTAGTTAGTACAACTGGCGCAACAATCGAAGCGAAAGATATCAGCTGTATCAATACTGACGGAACGAAATATGACGGTAATCCTTTCACCAATACTGTTTCTGTTTCAAAAGGAAAAATTCAGGCAATGTGGTGCGGTATCGATGTTCCGCAAACAGCTGCTGCTGGAACGTACAACGGAAAAGCAACTGTTATTGCTGATGGAAAATCAAAAGAAATCAATCTTCAAATTACGGTTTCTAACCAAGTAACGAAAAACGGAGGCATCGACAGTCCAGAAAAAATGACGCGTCTAAAATGGTTAAACTCAACTTTAGCGCAAGAAAATACGGTTATTGCTCCTTATACTCCATTAACAGTAAACAATTCTGAAATTGCTTTATTAGGTAGAAAACTGATCTTAGCACCAAACGGATTCCCTGCCCAAATCCAGACTTTCTTTACTCCAGAAATGACTTCTGTAACAGCAAAAGCAAATGACGTTTTAAGCTCACCAATCGATTTTCATTTTGTTGATGCATCAGGAAAAGAAGTGCAATGGAAAAACAGTGGTGTAAAATTCACTAAAAAAGAAGCTGGAACGGTTTCTTGGGAAAGCACTTCGACTTCAAAATCGGTTCAAATGGATGTTAACGCATCTGTTGAATTTGATGGTTTCGTACATTATATCGTGAAAGTCACAGCTCTTGAAGATGTTGCCTTTAATGACATTAATTTCCAAATGCCAATGCAGCCAACATCTGCAAAATACATGATGGGATTAGGTCAAAAAGGAGGCGATCGTCCTGCAACTTTTGACTGGAAATGGGATGTAGCGCATAAAAACCAAGACGGCGCTTGGATTGGAGCTGTAAATTCTGGATTGCAATTTTCTTTAAGAGATGAAAAATATAGCCGCCCTTTAAATACTAATTTCTATTTACAAAAACCTTTATTACTGCCTACTTCATGGGGTAACGAAAATAAGGGCGGTATTACAATTGCGCCAAACCAAAAATCGGTTCTAGTAAATGCGTACAGCGGTGCTAGAACAATGAAAAAAGGCGATGTTTTGTACTATAACTTCAACTTATTGATTACACCTTTCCATACCATAAATACCGATTTTCAATGGGATACAAAGTTTTACCACAAATACAGCCCAATCGATTCTATTGCTAAAACTGGAGCAACGGTAATTAATATTCACCACGCAAATGCAATCAATCCGTATATCAATTATCCTTTTATCGAATTTAAAAAGATGAAAACGTATATCGATGAAGCACACGAAAAAGGATTAAAAGTAAAAATCTACAACACAGTTAGAGAGGTTTCTAACAAGGCTTATGAGACTTTCGCTTTAAGAAGTTTAGGTCACGAAATCTATTCTCCAGGAAAAGGTGGCGGATTCTCTTGGTTGCAAGAGCATGTTGGAGACGATTATATCGCTGCTTGGTTTGTTCCTGAAATTAAAGATGCTGCGATTGTAAACAGCGGTATGAACCGTTGGCATAATTATTATGTTGAAGGAATGAACTGGCTGACTCAAAATGTTGGTATTGACGGAATTTATCTAGATGATGTTGCTTTTGATAGAATCACGATGAAACGCATCAAAAGAGTTTTAACTAAAGATGGTCACCCTGGAATTATCGATTTGCATAGTGCGAACCAATACAACAAAAGCGACGGATTTAATAACAGTGCCAACTTATACATGGAGCACTTCCCGTACATCAATAAATTATGGTTTGGAGAATATTTTGATTATGAAAAAAATCAGCCTGACTTTTTCTTGACAGAAGTAAGCGGAATTCCGTTTGGATTAATGGGAGAAATGCTTCAAGATGGTGGAAATCCTTGGAGAGGAATGGTTTACGGAATGACAAACAGATTGCCTTGGAGCGACGGTGCTGACCCAAGAAACATCTGGAAAGTTTGGGATTCTTTCGGAATTAAAGGCTCTGAAATGATTGGATATTGGAGCGAAAACTGTCCTGTAAAAACAAACAACGACAAAGTTCTTGCAACAGTTTACAAAAAGAATGGAACGGCTTTAATTTCAATCGCAAGTTGGGCAGATGCTGATGTAAATGTGAAACTAAATATCGACTGGAAAAAGCTAGGAATCAATCCTTCAAAAGCAACTATTACTGCTCCAGAAGTTACCAATTTCCAACCTGCAAAAACGTTCACAGCAAAAGACGAAATAACTGTTCCTAAAGGAAAAGGATGGTTATTGATTGTGAAGTAA
- a CDS encoding c-type cytochrome — translation MKKTILIGLFSALSMAVFNSCTKTNSQTLASKSTEEGEEDEGYITIDTSQIPDDQFGESVRYGRELMMKTAYYIGPNGKNGQYLGNKMNCTNCHQDAGTKPHAFNLMSSHDNYPQYRGRENKVLTLAERVNNCIMRPHSGKPLPLDSKEMVAFLSYFKWISKFVPKDGKFKGAKNLEIAFPDVAASPERGKVLFAENCARCHGNNGEGVYNADKSGYTYPPLWGQYGYQPGSSMHRVIKQAQWLKSNMPYDKVQLGKPYLTDKEALDIAAYVNDDSQHSRPNPKTLDYPDKMGKPIDYAHSPFNDNFSEEQHKYGPYKPIIAYWKKQGWKAVY, via the coding sequence ATGAAAAAAACAATTCTTATCGGACTTTTTTCAGCATTATCAATGGCTGTTTTCAATTCCTGCACCAAAACCAATTCTCAAACTTTGGCTTCAAAATCAACCGAAGAAGGAGAAGAAGATGAAGGTTACATCACAATTGATACTTCTCAAATTCCTGATGATCAATTTGGAGAATCGGTTCGTTACGGAAGAGAATTAATGATGAAAACCGCCTATTACATTGGTCCGAATGGAAAAAACGGACAATATTTAGGTAATAAAATGAACTGCACCAATTGTCATCAAGATGCAGGAACAAAACCTCATGCATTCAATTTAATGTCTTCACATGACAATTATCCACAATATCGCGGACGCGAAAACAAAGTCCTTACTTTAGCAGAAAGAGTTAATAACTGCATTATGCGTCCGCATTCTGGAAAACCGCTTCCGCTGGACAGCAAAGAAATGGTGGCGTTTTTATCGTACTTTAAATGGATCAGTAAATTTGTTCCAAAAGACGGTAAATTTAAAGGAGCCAAAAATTTAGAAATCGCATTTCCAGATGTTGCTGCAAGCCCAGAAAGAGGAAAAGTTTTATTTGCTGAAAACTGCGCGAGATGCCACGGAAATAATGGAGAGGGAGTTTACAATGCAGATAAATCAGGCTATACTTATCCTCCACTTTGGGGACAATACGGTTATCAGCCAGGATCAAGCATGCACCGCGTAATCAAACAGGCGCAATGGTTAAAAAGCAATATGCCTTATGATAAAGTTCAACTAGGAAAACCGTATCTTACAGACAAAGAAGCACTTGACATTGCGGCTTATGTAAATGACGATTCTCAACATTCAAGACCAAACCCAAAAACATTGGATTATCCTGATAAAATGGGCAAACCAATCGATTATGCACACAGTCCGTTTAATGATAATTTCTCTGAAGAACAGCATAAATACGGCCCTTATAAACCTATTATAGCTTATTGGAAAAAACAAGGATGGAAAGCCGTTTACTAA